A window of Geobacter sp. contains these coding sequences:
- a CDS encoding cytochrome C, whose amino-acid sequence MKKFCFLIFIGVLSVLYVQQAAAQKQSHKDYADMKLSDCNDCHKSEGIAPNHDADWVRGHRTVASRAGHNCGECHKQSFCLDCHSGGGIDAKLETDAARLNYIPKSHRSDFISIHPIKAQDNPQSCKRCHDQKYCNECHSRFPKGSLRIKSHMMLGADGQGYSPANASEHATEARRNLQSCASCHPEGDVCIQCHSSGKVRPHPKSWRAGNFRERTDGKVCRKCHLPGTY is encoded by the coding sequence GTGAAGAAGTTTTGTTTTCTGATTTTCATCGGCGTGCTTTCCGTTCTGTATGTCCAGCAGGCGGCAGCCCAGAAGCAGTCCCACAAGGACTATGCGGATATGAAGCTGTCCGATTGCAATGACTGCCACAAAAGCGAAGGGATAGCGCCCAACCATGATGCCGACTGGGTTCGGGGGCATCGTACAGTGGCGAGTCGTGCTGGCCATAATTGCGGAGAGTGCCATAAGCAGTCGTTCTGTCTTGACTGTCATTCGGGTGGCGGCATTGATGCCAAACTCGAAACAGATGCGGCACGGTTGAATTACATTCCCAAGAGTCACCGCAGCGATTTCATCAGCATCCATCCGATCAAGGCCCAGGATAACCCGCAATCCTGCAAGCGCTGTCACGATCAGAAATACTGCAACGAATGCCACAGCCGCTTCCCGAAGGGGAGTCTGAGGATCAAGTCACATATGATGCTCGGGGCGGACGGGCAGGGATATTCGCCGGCAAATGCCTCTGAACACGCAACAGAAGCAAGGCGGAATCTGCAGTCGTGCGCATCGTGTCACCCGGAAGGGGATGTCTGCATCCAGTGCCATTCGAGCGGCAAGGTGCGTCCCCATCCGAAGAGCTGGAGAGCCGGGAACTTCCGCGAGCGGACCGACGGCAAGGTATGCCGCAAGTGCCATCTGCCGGGGACTTATTAA
- a CDS encoding C-type polyheme cytochrome OmcB, which yields MSRKAFKYSALLASVLLAAALGGCGSDSRESGASLDSVAKVGDTACIQCHSAVTEALTGESIVAQYQQNSPHNQDGLGCESCHGGGAMHNGVGPIPYPAPDANRCAACHDGVTSFTVAGVATVAPATNANTEFATSNHATGTPSHTTTALCTRCHTHETAVLSNQSGYTGELASGTIGATTYPGVLDNAAYGPPVVTTGYTAFKCETCHQHGAGLRGIKARDIAGNIVLWNPSKSGRTDQFNLCTSCHNLYNYNQTRVIASNTAASGTLKYEHNTRWNRTLVSTHKEKTMVNMLTLPFANMTSMNPADHSNTLITGYALRLTNTTDASYKGPCFDCHGHESKTNTGGSAPAAASSTIHTDWAQSGHAGGLLTAKYTAGAGNLRTAAELDAVTAAYVDTNTNSWSHYNWDDNSTRGDCQMCHTATGISNYLVNQTTDLTGYVATSSSSPNTYSHLASWNATGGSNRQNELLYCWGCHKDAGTGALRNTSQAILSFTLNSQPIIIAGTGKSTACVVCHGGRGSATAAAIGGRSSRFNGHHAPTAGVLYSAQTHIGYEYAGLSYANPSFFAHDKIGLNADGACASCHMAPAVSDGKPSHTFASVTLTGTTITAINNQALCNTCHTPGGQYEMTPTKLEEEKAGYTQASTILNNYVSNLAGYLNYLGYAITSSNYNNQVPAQPVSDNDYGAYQNGKLIGDEPCAYVHNRYYAKRLVFDSIDWMDNGVLNGTISIDATTYPDAALWFGAPAGTTGAYTASRP from the coding sequence ATGAGTAGAAAAGCATTCAAGTATTCTGCATTACTTGCATCTGTACTGTTGGCAGCGGCGCTCGGTGGCTGCGGTTCCGACAGCAGAGAATCGGGGGCGTCGCTGGACAGCGTTGCCAAGGTTGGCGATACTGCCTGTATTCAGTGCCACAGTGCCGTTACCGAAGCCCTGACGGGCGAAAGCATCGTTGCCCAGTACCAGCAGAACTCCCCCCACAACCAGGATGGCCTCGGCTGCGAGAGCTGTCACGGTGGCGGGGCCATGCACAACGGCGTCGGACCGATCCCGTATCCCGCTCCCGATGCGAACCGGTGCGCTGCCTGCCATGACGGCGTCACATCCTTTACGGTCGCCGGCGTGGCAACGGTTGCCCCGGCAACGAACGCCAACACGGAATTTGCTACCTCCAACCATGCCACCGGTACCCCGTCGCATACCACGACTGCTCTTTGTACGCGCTGCCACACCCATGAGACCGCAGTGCTCTCCAACCAGTCGGGCTATACCGGCGAACTGGCATCCGGGACTATTGGCGCCACAACCTACCCCGGCGTGCTGGATAATGCCGCCTATGGACCGCCTGTGGTAACTACGGGCTACACCGCTTTCAAGTGCGAAACCTGCCATCAGCATGGCGCAGGCTTGCGCGGCATAAAGGCCCGCGACATCGCCGGCAATATCGTGCTCTGGAACCCGAGCAAGAGCGGCAGGACCGACCAGTTCAACCTCTGTACCAGCTGCCACAACCTGTACAACTACAACCAGACCAGGGTAATCGCCTCGAACACTGCCGCCTCAGGCACGCTGAAGTACGAGCACAACACCCGTTGGAACAGGACCCTTGTCAGCACCCACAAGGAAAAGACGATGGTAAATATGTTGACGCTGCCGTTCGCCAACATGACCTCCATGAACCCTGCTGACCACAGCAATACGCTGATCACCGGTTATGCCCTCCGCCTGACCAATACTACCGATGCCAGCTACAAAGGACCGTGCTTCGACTGTCACGGCCACGAGTCCAAGACCAACACCGGCGGGTCGGCGCCTGCAGCTGCCAGTTCCACGATTCACACGGACTGGGCTCAGTCGGGCCATGCCGGTGGGCTGCTGACCGCCAAGTATACCGCAGGAGCGGGTAACCTGAGGACTGCGGCAGAGTTGGATGCGGTTACTGCCGCTTATGTCGACACCAACACCAACTCCTGGAGCCATTACAACTGGGACGACAACTCCACCCGCGGCGATTGCCAGATGTGCCATACCGCAACCGGTATCTCCAACTACCTGGTGAACCAGACCACCGACCTTACGGGGTATGTGGCAACCAGCTCGTCGTCGCCCAACACCTATAGCCACCTGGCTTCTTGGAATGCCACCGGCGGATCAAACCGGCAGAATGAGCTCCTCTACTGCTGGGGCTGCCATAAGGATGCCGGTACGGGCGCTCTGCGCAATACCAGCCAGGCCATCCTCTCCTTCACTCTGAACAGCCAGCCCATTATCATTGCCGGCACCGGCAAGTCCACTGCCTGCGTGGTCTGCCATGGCGGACGTGGCAGCGCCACAGCAGCTGCAATTGGTGGTCGTAGCTCTCGATTCAATGGGCATCATGCACCGACAGCCGGGGTACTCTACAGCGCCCAGACCCACATCGGTTATGAATATGCCGGTCTGAGCTACGCAAACCCGAGCTTCTTTGCCCACGACAAGATCGGCCTGAATGCCGATGGCGCCTGCGCATCCTGTCATATGGCTCCGGCAGTCTCTGATGGCAAGCCGAGCCATACCTTCGCATCGGTTACCTTGACCGGTACAACCATAACCGCCATCAACAACCAGGCTCTCTGCAATACCTGCCATACTCCGGGTGGTCAGTATGAAATGACACCGACAAAACTTGAGGAAGAGAAGGCCGGGTATACCCAGGCCTCCACCATCCTGAACAACTATGTGTCTAACCTTGCCGGTTATCTCAACTACCTCGGCTATGCAATCACCTCGTCCAACTACAACAACCAGGTGCCTGCACAGCCGGTATCCGACAACGACTACGGCGCATACCAGAACGGCAAACTTATCGGCGATGAGCCCTGCGCCTATGTGCACAACCGTTACTATGCCAAGCGGTTGGTCTTCGACTCCATCGACTGGATGGACAACGGTGTGCTGAACGGCACCATATCCATCGATGCGACCACCTACCCTGATGCAGCACTCTGGTTCGGCGCACCTGCCGGAACCACCGGGGCCTATACGGCATCGCGTCCTTAG
- a CDS encoding DUF3108 domain-containing protein, with product MGMGWFDPFAFRAPVPLLPAISADLLAEVPVVPAGKAGGMTDARHARALVGAGFRGNTPSAAESKPGSLLATPAIHEVAPLPESAPHPVMDPEPEVACDTKKPPSSPENRTDPARPPAVAGSAAVLPQKSIRRGDEFVPLAREKLTYRIILYGVPVGTAVMDATNRNGEVRISTRITSNPFISGIYPVDVSVDTRLIKGNYLLTRIRQHEGEFTGDSGFTLMLREKNAFWVDRLHNRYANHPLPRDDVMDLVSGFYYLRSQPLAVGKQVLLHLFDSKEYAATSVDILRREQLHLRGFREVDTLVVHPLLKTAGFFRRTGDILIWLTDDLYRVPVRMETSIALGRVTAELVSAEGEREGGEKIPSYVEVRAGE from the coding sequence ATGGGCATGGGATGGTTCGATCCGTTTGCCTTCCGTGCGCCGGTTCCGCTCCTGCCCGCGATCAGTGCCGACCTCCTGGCTGAGGTCCCTGTTGTTCCTGCGGGGAAAGCGGGGGGCATGACGGACGCCCGCCATGCCAGAGCACTGGTTGGTGCTGGATTTCGGGGCAATACGCCGAGTGCCGCTGAGTCGAAACCCGGCAGCCTCCTCGCTACTCCCGCAATACATGAGGTCGCACCGCTTCCGGAAAGTGCCCCCCATCCCGTGATGGACCCGGAACCAGAGGTTGCCTGCGATACGAAGAAGCCACCGTCCTCTCCGGAAAACCGGACCGATCCTGCTCGTCCCCCTGCCGTTGCCGGGTCTGCTGCCGTTTTGCCACAGAAGTCAATACGTCGGGGTGACGAGTTTGTGCCGCTGGCCCGTGAAAAGCTCACCTACAGGATCATTCTCTACGGCGTGCCGGTCGGCACGGCGGTGATGGACGCGACAAACCGCAACGGCGAGGTACGGATCTCGACCCGGATCACCTCCAATCCCTTCATCTCCGGCATCTATCCGGTGGATGTCTCTGTCGATACCCGGCTGATCAAGGGAAACTACCTGCTCACCAGGATCAGACAGCACGAAGGCGAGTTTACCGGTGACAGCGGTTTTACGTTGATGTTGCGGGAGAAGAACGCCTTCTGGGTTGACCGCCTGCACAATCGCTATGCCAACCATCCGCTTCCCCGGGATGACGTGATGGATCTGGTTTCTGGCTTCTACTACCTGCGCAGCCAGCCGTTGGCGGTGGGCAAGCAGGTGTTGCTGCACCTCTTTGACAGTAAAGAATATGCGGCGACGAGCGTTGATATCCTCCGGCGTGAGCAGCTCCATCTGCGTGGTTTTCGCGAGGTTGATACACTGGTGGTTCATCCGTTGCTGAAAACGGCCGGTTTTTTCCGCCGGACCGGAGATATCCTTATCTGGCTGACAGACGACCTGTACCGGGTGCCGGTCCGGATGGAGACTTCTATCGCGCTCGGTCGTGTCACTGCGGAACTTGTTTCGGCAGAAGGAGAACGGGAAGGGGGGGAGAAAATCCCTTCGTATGTCGAGGTTCGGGCTGGGGAATAA